A region of Vitis riparia cultivar Riparia Gloire de Montpellier isolate 1030 chromosome 12, EGFV_Vit.rip_1.0, whole genome shotgun sequence DNA encodes the following proteins:
- the LOC117926872 gene encoding putative disease resistance RPP13-like protein 1, giving the protein MAGALVGGAFLSASLQVLFDRLASREVVSFIRGQKLSDALLKKLERKLLVVDAVLNDAEVKQFTNPYVKKWLVLLKEAVYDAEDILDEIATEALRHKVEAAESQTSTSQVGNIMDMSTWVLAPFYGQGIESREEEIIDRLEDMARDRDVLGLKEGDGEKLSQRWPSTSLVDESLVYGRDQIKEEMVQLLLSDNARSTDAMGVISIVGMGGTGKTTLAQLLYNDQRVKEHFEIKAWVCVSEEFDPIRVTKTILEAVNSSTFSTTDLNLLQVQLKERINMKNFLLVLDDVWNEDSCDWDTLRTPLIVGAKGSKIIVTTRSTNVASAMRAVHTRYLGGLSSEDGWSLFKKLAFENGDSSGHPQLEEIGEKIVHKCQGLPLAIKAMGSLLHSKVEAREWDDVLNSELWDLPTDVVLPALRLSYYYLPSHLKRCFSYCSIFPKDYEFEKEKLVLLWMAEGLLEQSESKKRMEEVGNLYFQELLSKSFFQNSISNDSCFVMHDLVNDMTQLVSGEFSTSLEDGKIYRVSEKTRHLSYLINEYDVYERFDPLSQMKCLRTFLPRSKYQLGALRELSGSLVISKLGNVVCDRDALEANMKDKKYLDELKFEWDYENTDLGWCCAK; this is encoded by the exons ATGGCAGGGGCTTTAGTTGGAGGTGCGTTTCTCTCAGCTTCTCTCCAAGTTCTATTTGACAGGTTGGCTTCTCGCGAGGTTGTGAGCTTCATCCGGGGGCAGAAGCTCAGCGATGCGCTCCTGAAGAAGTTGGAAAGGAAGTTACTGGTCGTCGATGCAGTGCTCAACGATGCTGAGGTCAAACAGTTTACAAATCCATATGTGAAGAAGTGGCTGGTCTTGCTGAAAGAGGCCGTGTATGATGCGGAGGACATTTTGGATGAGATCGCCACAGAGGCTTTGCGACACAAGGTGGAAGCTGCGGAGTCCCAAACCAGCACAAGTCAGGTGGGTAACATCATGGACATGTCAACCTGGGTTCTTGCTCCATTTTATGGTCAGGGCATAGAGTCTAGGGAGGAGGAGATCATTGATAGACTAGAAGATATGGCACGAGACAGAGACGTCCTTGGGTTGAAAGAAGGTGATGGCGAGAAACTGTCACAAAGGTGGCCTTCTACTTCTTTGGTAGATGAATCTCTTGTCTATGGCAGGGATCAAATTAAGGAGGAGATGGTTCAACTGTTGCTGTCCGATAATGCAAGGAGTACTGATGCGATGGGTGTGATCTCCATAGTCGGCATGGGTGGCACGGGCAAAACCACACTTGCCCAGCTGCTCTACAATGACCAAAGGGTGAAGGAACACTTCGAAATCAAGGCATGGGTTTGTGTTTCCGAAGAATTTGATCCGATCAGAGTTACGAAAACAATTCTCGAGGCGGTCAATTCATCCACGTTCAGTACCACTGATCTAAATCTACTTCAGGTTCAACTGAAGGAGAGAATTAATATGAAGAATTTTTTACTTGTCCTGGATGATGTTTGGAACGAAGACTCTTGTGACTGGGATACGCTACGAACTCCACTCATAGTCGGTGCAAAGGGAAGCAAGATTATTGTAACTACGCGAAGCACCAATGTTGCATCTGCCATGCGTGCAGTCCATACTCGTTATTTAGGTGGGTTATCCTCTGAAGATGGTTGGTCCCTGTTCAAAAAACTTGCATTTGAAAATGGAGACTCAAGTGGGCATCCACAACTAGAAGAAATCGGAGAAAAGATTGTCCACAAGTGCCAAGGTCTACCGCTGGCTATAAAAGCAATGGGGAGTCTCTTACACTCCAAGGTTGAAGCAAGAGAATGGGATGATGTATTAAACAGTGAATTATGGGATTTGCCCACAGATGTGGTTCTTCCTGCTCTGAGGTTGAGTTATTATTACCTTCCTTCACATCTAAAACgttgtttttcttattgttcAATCTTTCCCAAAGACTATGAATTCGAAAAGGAGAAGCTAGTTTTGTTATGGATGGCAGAAGGTTTGTTGGAACAATCAGAAAGCAAGAAAAGAATGGAAGAGGTAGGTAATTTGTACTTTCAAGAACTTCTATCAaagtcattttttcaaaattcaattagcAATGACTCATGTTTTGTAATGCATGACCTCGTTAATGACATGACACAATTGGTATCGGGAGAATTTTCTACTTCTTTGGAGGATGGTAAGATATACAGAGTCTCGGAGAAAACTCgtcatttatcatatttgattaatGAATATGATGTCTATGAGAGATTTGATCCACTTTCTCAAATGAAGTGTCTCCGAACATTTTTACCAAGAAGCAAATATCA ATTGGGAGCATTGAGGGAGCTTTCGGGAAGTCTTGTCATTTCAAAGTTGGGGAATGTAGTATGTGATAGGGATGCATTAGAAGCTAATATGAAGGATAAAAAGTACCTTGATGAGTTGAAGTTTGAGTGGGATTATGAGAACACTGACCTTGGGTGGTGTTGTGCAAAATAG